Genomic window (Penaeus vannamei isolate JL-2024 chromosome 22, ASM4276789v1, whole genome shotgun sequence):
atataaataaatatatattaaatatatataaataaatatatattaaatatatataaagatatagatatatataaatatatatataaatatatatatatagatatatatatatatatatatatatatagatatatagatatatataaatatatatataaatatatatatatatatatatatatatatatatatatatatttacatatatatatacatatatctacacagaaatatatatatatatatatatatatatatatatatatatacaaatataaatatatatatatatatatttacatctatatatatttacatatatatatatatatatatatataaatatatatttatatatatatatatgtttctctcttttccacacacacacacacacacacacacacacacacacacacacacatatacacacacacacatatatatatatatatatatatatatatatatatatatatatatatacattatatatgtaaatgtgaatatatatatatatatatatatatatatatatatatatatatatatatgtgtgtgtgtgtgtgtgtgtgtgtgtgtgtgtgtgtgtgtgtgtgtgtgtgtgtgtgtgtgtgtgtgtgtgtgtgtgtgtgtgtaaaatatatatatatatatatatatatattttttttttatatatatatataatatatatatatatatatatatatttatatatatgtaatatatatatatatatatatatctaatatatatatatgtatatataatatatatatatatatatatatatatatatatatatatatataatatataatatataataaatatatatatatatatatatatatatatatatatatatatatacatatatatatatttacatatatatatatatatatatatatataatatatatatatatatgtgtgtgtgtgtgtaaatatatatatatatatatatatatatatatatacatatatatgtaaatatatatatatatatatatatattgatatgaatatattaatatatatatatatatatatgtaaatatatatatatatatatatatgtataaatatatatattgatatgaatatatgaatatatatatatatatatatatatatatacatatacatatatacatatatatatatatacatatatatacatatatatacatatatttatacatatatttatacatatatatatttatacatatatatatttatacatatatatatacatatatatatacatatatatatatatatacatatatatatacatatatatatacatatatatatatacatgtatatatacatatatatatacacatatatatacatatatatatacatatatatatatatatatatatatatatatatatatatatatatatatatatatatatatacatgtatatatacatgtatatatacatgtatatatacatgtatatatatatgtatatatatatatatgtatatatatatgtgtatatctatgtatatatatatatatatgtatgaatatatatatgtatgaatatatatatgtataaatataaatatgtataaatataaatataaatatgtataaatataaatatgtataaatataaatatgtataaatataaatatatatatattttatatatatatgtataaatataaatatatatatgtatatatatatgtatatatatatgtatatatatatatatatatatatatatatatatacatatatatatacatatatatatatattaatatatatatatatatatatatatatatatgtatattaatatattcatattaatatatatatatatatatatatatattaatatattcatatcaatatatatatatatacatatacatatatatatacatatacatatatatatacatatatatacatataaatatatatatacatatatatattcatatatatacatatatatacatttatatatacatatatatacatatatatatacatatacatatatatatacatatatatacatatatatacatatatatatatacatatatatatacatatattcatatacatatattcatatacatatatttatatacatatatttatatacatatatatatacatatatatatacatatatatatacatatatatatacatatatacatatatatatacatatatacatatatatacatatatacatatatatatatattcatatatacatatatacatatatatatatattcatatatacatatatatatacatatatatatacatatatatatatatacatatatatatacatatatatatacatatatatatatatatatatacatatatatatacatatatatatacatatatatatatacatatatatatacatatatatatacatatatatatatacatatatatatatatacatatatatatatacatatatatatatatacatatatatatatatatatatatacatatatacatatatatatgtatatatgtataaaaataaatatatatatacatatatatatacatatacacatatacatacatatacacatatatatacacatatatatatgcatatatatatatacacatatatacatatatatatacatacatatatatatatatacatacatatatatatacatacatacatatatacatacatacatatatacatacatacatatatatatgtatatatatatatatgtatatatatgtatatatatatatatgtatatatatatatatacacatatatatatacatatatatatacatatatatatatatatatatgtatatatatatatgtatatatatgtatatatatatatatgtatatatatacacatatatatatacatatatatatacatatatatatatatatatacatatatatatatacatatatatatatatacatatatatatatacatatatatatatacatatatatatacatatatatatacatatatatatatacatatatatatacatatatatatatatacatatatatatacatatatatatacatatatatatatatacatatatatatatacatatatatatacatatatatatatacatatatatatatacatatatatacatatatatacatatatatatatatacatatatatatatatacatatatatacatatatgtaactgtatatatatatatatatatatatatatatatatatatgtaaatgtatacatacatatatgtatgtatgtatgtatgtatgtatgtatgtatgtatgtatgtatgtatgtatgtatgtatgtatgtatgtatgtatgtatgtatgtatgtatgtatgtatgtatgtgtgtgtgtatatatatatatatatatatatatatatatatatatatatatatatatatatatatatatatatatatatataatctgcttGTGTAAACACGAGTGTACCAAGAAGAACGAATCCCTCCACACGAAGCAAAAGAGCCTCAATCCGAAGACGACGCGCCGACCACCTACGCAGAACCAGCCGCTGTAACGACAACCACGaccagggggaatgggggaggggggggggggcgggacacacacacacacacacccggggggggggtgttaaggaGGCCATTCATGGGATCGAATCCTCCGCGTTAAACAGCTCCCGCcggccgccctctccctctctctctctctctcccacgaacCGCCAAAAGGGTACACCAGCTTCAAGGTTTTAAAGAGGAGCTGGAATCGGCCGCTACCGCCGTggctaccccttcctcctcctcctcctcctcctgctactgttCCACCTACTActgttcctcctactcttcctcctcctcctcctcctcctcctcctcctgctcctgctactcttcctcctcctactcctgctgctACTGTTCCTGGTACTCTTCCTCCTGCtactcctgatcctcctccttctgctcctcctcctcctcctcctcctcctcctgctgctactgctactgttcctcctactcctcttccacctcttgctgctactgttcctcctcctcctactactactactcctactcctgctactGTTCCTGctactgttcctcctcctcctcctactacttcctactactactcccactgttcctcctactcttcctcctcctcctgctcctcctgctactgttcctcctcctcctcctccttcctactacttcctactactactcctactcttcctcctcctcctacttcctactactactctccttctatctcctcctcctcctaccttcttctcctttctccatacCTCTGTTCTACTTCTTCtgactgctctttctctctctctctctcttccccgattCTCTGCCtagttctatttctcttctccccttcttcactcccttccttcttatcctcccgccccctccccttccctacgctttcctatctcccttcatctcccctttcccctcttttctttctcctctcttctttctcctctttcccctctttcctctcttttccctctatcccctttcccaTCTCATCTGTTTTCCCTctaccattccttcctctcccctctctcccttcctctcccatttccccttttccctctcctctcccttcctctctcttctctctcccctttcccctctcctcctcctcctctcccctctctctccttcctctatcccctttcccctctcctctcctctcctctccctctctcccctctcctcctctctcccctctctcctctctcctcttctctccctctcccttcccttttcctctctccccctttcccctctctcccttccccttgtttccctctcccttcctctctcctctctcttttttttccctctttccctctccatcccttattctctcctctctcccctctctcccttcctctcttttcgctctcccttcccttcctctcttttcgctctcctctcccttcctctcctctcctctcccctctctcccctcgccgggAGAGTCGGTACGCCGCTCAGGACAGCTTTATCGCTACTCACACATCACCTTCACCAGGAGCAGGTGGGATGAcgggggcgtggaggaggggaaggtgggcgtggggggtgtgggcggggggggggagaggggagaggggagagggggggaggagggaaggtaggcggggggagaggggaggaggggggggtggaaggtgggtggagggggagagtaggaggaggagaggggagaagggtgggtggaagggggagaggggagaggagtggggtggggaggggagaggggagaggggagaggagtgggtggaaggggtgggagagagggtggggtggaagggggagaggggagagggggagagggtgggcggggaggatggtaaggtaaggaaggggagagggggagagggtgggtgggcgggggggagagagagagagggtgggtggaagggggagaggggaggaaggggggagaggggagaggggtgtgggtggaaggggtgggtggaaggtggggggaaggtggggagagagggaaaggggtgggtggaagggggagaggggacaggagtgggtggagagggtgggtggaagggggggggagggggaaggtgggtggaaggggagagagggagagagaggtgggtggaagggagaggaggggagagggtgggtgcgaagggggaaggaaggggggcggagaggggtgggtggaaagggggggtgggagagggtggaaaggggtgggtgggggtgagggaggtaaagACTCACGTGTGGGCGttgctttgtttgtgtgcgtatctgtgtgcgtgtgtgtgtgcgtgcgtggggggggggggggatgccttcAATCTCTCCTATTTGCGAATTGGTGAACAGAGGTTTTGCCCaaaagaatatttattttttcttctcttctctctctctctctctctctctctctctctctctctctctctctctctctctctctctctctctctctctctctctctctctctctctctctttttctctctgtctctctctgtctctctctctctctctctctctctctctctctctctctctctctctctctctttctctctttctctgtcatacgATCCAACCGACTTTCTATGTGAATAAAATAACCGACcaccttttttcttatcatcccccctcccctcctacccctcccccctcccattttttACGGCCAATTGAGAGCAAGCCAGCGCGTTCGGGCGGTATCATCCTACATCGCACATCAAACAGAGCCGCGTGAGAGTGCCAGccgggagaggaatgagagtgcCAGccgggagaggaatgagagtgcCAGCCGGGAGAGGAATCTCACGAGACGGCAGGACAGTTTTAAGAGAGGACGCGAAATGTGCCGTGGCATCGCCGGCCTTGCATTGCACGATACGGCGGGGATGCTTGTGGGCGGTTGGCTTGTTTGGGgtggtttggggtggggtggggttgggttgggtttgttgttgcttgttttgggtttggtttgttttgttttggcttgctttggtttgatgtggcttgctttggtttgatgtggcttgctttggtttgatgtggcttgctttggtttgatgtggcttgctttggtttgatgtggcttgctttggtttgatgtggcttgctttggtttgatGTGGCTTGCTTTTGGTTTGGtgtggcttgctttggtttgctgtggcttgctttggtttgatgtggcttgctttggtttgatgtgtggcttgctttggtttgatgtggcttgctttggtttgatgtggcttgctttggtttgatgtggcttgctttggtttgatgtggcttgctttggtttgatgtggcttgctttggtttggtgtggcttgctttggtttgatgtggcttgctttggtttgatgtggcttgctttggtttgatgtggcttgctttggtttgatgtggcttgctttggtttgatgtggcttgctttggtttgatgtggcttgctttggtttgatgtggcttgctttggtttggtgtggcttgctttggtttggtgtggcttgctttggtttgatgtggcttgctttagcttgctttggtttgatgtggcttgctttggtttgatgtggcttgctttggtttgatgtggcttgctttggtttgatgtggcttgctttggtttgatgtggcttgctttggtttgatgtggcttgctttggtttgatGTGGCTTGCTTTAGCTTGCTTTGGTTTGGTGTGGCTTTCTGGTGCAGTGTGGTCTGTTTTGGCTTGCCTTGATTTTTTGCAGTTTGCCTTAGTTTGCATTGATTAGGCTTGGACTGATTTGGTTTGGCGTGGTTTGCCTTGACTTGTTTTGGCTTGCTCTGGTTTGATGTGGTTTGTTTTGACTCACTTTGGCTTGTTGTAGTTTTCTTTAGAATAATTTGGTTTGAtgtggcttgctttggtttgatgtggcttgctttggtttgatgtggcttgctttggtttgatgtggcttgctttggtttgatgtggcttgctttggtttggtgtggcttgctttggtttggtgtggcttgctttggtttgatGTGGCTTGCTTTAGCTTGCTTTGGTTTGATGTGGCTTGCTTTAGCTTGCTGTTGGTTTGATGTGGCTTGCTTTGGTTTTGATGTGGCTTTGCTTTGGTTTTGAtgtggcttgctttggtttgatgtggcttgctttggtttgatgtggcttgctttggtttgatgtggcttgctttggtttgatgtggcttgctttggtttgatGTGGCTTGCTTTAGCTTGCTTTGGTTTGGTGTGGCTTTCTGGTGCAGTGTGGTC
Coding sequences:
- the LOC138865863 gene encoding salivary glue protein Sgs-3-like; translation: MQTKANCKKSRQAKTDHTAPESHTKPKQAKASHIKPKQATSNQSKPHQTKASHIKPKQATSNQSKPHQNQSKATSKPKQATSNQQQAKASHIKPKQAKASHIKPKQATPNQSKPHQTKASHIKPKQATSNQSKPHQTKASHIKPKQATSNQIILKKTTTSQSESKQTTSNQSKPKQVKANHAKPNQSKPNQCKLRQTAKNQGKPKQTTLHQKATPNQSKLKQATSNQSKPHQTKASHIKPKQATSNQSRKLQTMYCRSCIAGCVLEATYCRPHITGYVLQAVYCRLCIISRALQAVGFSLRNVGLGAVDCTL